Proteins encoded in a region of the Zonotrichia albicollis isolate bZonAlb1 chromosome 22, bZonAlb1.hap1, whole genome shotgun sequence genome:
- the TMIGD1 gene encoding transmembrane and immunoglobulin domain-containing protein 1 → MVQRRSLSTSHGVPVLAVSFLAWVATGVELSVNNQAADFTLSTGLSPAISLSCLVHNSSQAEELLWYRGDGQVDLRDGNKVNISNICISPVNESDNGVTFTCRLARDKAVQVSVTLDVQFPPHLSGEETLHVEEEKDVTLTCNSKSNPQGQSTWLKDSQSLTLQQSRHKLYQTSEIFQLFISKVQKSDNGTYTCLVESRLGNGTRDFHLIVEDKKPVFPKEAVIAAVVVVTITILFGIVARIDKFLKCFKKPKETAL, encoded by the exons ATGGTGCAGAGACGCAGCCTGAGCACCTCCCATGGAGTGCCCGTCCTGGCTGTTTCCTTCCTGGCATGGGTGGCCACAG GTGTGGAGCTGTCTGTAAATAACCAGGCTGCTGACTTCACCCTGTCcacagggctcagccctgccatCTCCCTCTCCTGCCTCGTGCACAACAGCAGCCAGGCCGAGGAGCTGCTCTGGTACCGCGGGGATGGGCAAGTGGATCTGCGGGATGGGAATAAAGTGAACATCAGCAACATCTGCATCTCCCCAGTCAACGAGTCTGACAACGGGGTCACCTTCACGTGCAGGCTGGCACGGGACAAGGCTGTGCAGGTGTCTGTGACCCTGGATGTGCAGT TCCCTCCCCATCTGAGTGGAGAGGAGACCCTGCACgtggaagaagagaaagatgTTACTCTGACCTGCAACTCCAAATCCAACCCTCAAGGCCAAAGCACCTGGTTAAAGGACAGCCAGAGCCTGACCCTGCAGCAAAGTCGGCACAAGCTGTACCAGACAAGTGAGATCTTTCAGCTCTTCATCAGCAAAGTGCAGAAATCTGACAATGGGACCTACACCTGCCTGGTGGAATCACGCCTGGGAAATGGGACAAGGGATTTCCACCTCATAGTTGAAG ATAAAAAACCTGTTTTTCCCAAGGAGGCTGTTATTGCTGCTGTCGTGGTTGTTACAATCACAATACtttttggaattgtggctcgAATAGATAAATTTCTTAAG tgcTTCAAGAAACCAAAAGAAACAGCTCTGTAA